The Micromonospora siamensis genome contains the following window.
GGCCAACTGGTCGACTCCGAGGGCGACTTCACCGCCGCGCTGCCCGACGCCGCGTCCGCCGGCAAGCCGGTGGTCGCCACCTTCCTCGCCGGCCGGGTACCGGCCGGGGTGCCCGCGTACCCGAGCGTCGAGGAGGCGGTACGCGCGCTCGCCCGGGTCACCACGTACGCCGACTGGCTGCGCCGGCCACCCGGCGTCCTGCCGGAGCTGGACCGGATCGACCCGGCCGCCGGGCAGGCCGCGCTGCGCGCCGACGGCGGCGACCCGGCGGCGCTGCTGCGGGCGTACGGGATCGACGTGGTGGAGTCGGTGCCGGCGGGCACGGCCGACGCGGCGGTCGACGCGGCCGAGCGGCTCGGCTGGCCGGTGGCGTTGAAGGCGGCCGCCCCCGGGCTGCGGCACCGCCTCGACCTCGGCGCGGTCCGCCTCGACCTGGCCGACCCGCTCGCCGTGCGCCGCGCGTACGCCGACATGGCGCCGGTCTTCGGCGCGGAGGTCCTGGTCCAGCCGATGGTCGCGCCCGGCGTGGCCTGCGTGGTGAAGCTGATGGAGGACCCGGCGTTCGGGCCGGTGGTCGGCTTCGGGCTCGGCGGGGTGGCCACCGAGCTGCTCGGCGACCGGGCCTGGCGGGCCGTGCCGCTGACCGACCGGGACGCCGCGGAGCTGGTCGACGAGCCCCGCGCGGCGCCGCTGCTGCGCGGTCACCGGGGCGCCGCGCCGGTCGACCGGGCCGCCCTGGCCGACCTGCTGCTGCGGGTCGGCCGGCTCGCCGACGAGCAACCCCGGGTGCGGGCGCTCACCCTCAACCCGGTGCTGGCCCGGCCGGACGGCATCTCTGTGCTGCACGCCACCCTGGGCACCGGCGCGGAGGCCTCCCGCCCCGACACCGGCCCCCGCCGGCTCTGAGGAAGGGCGCGCGGTTACTCCTGGTACGCCGCGGGCCCCGGCGAACCGCCGGGGCCCTTCGGATGCGTCACCGCTCAGCAGGCGTACGCCTCCAGGCGGTTGGCCCGCTCCGGGTCCCGCAGCTTGAGCAGGGTGACCTTCTCGATCTGCCGGATCCGCTCCCGGGACAGCCCGAACTCGCGGCCCACCTCGTCGAGGGTGCGCTGCCGGCCGTCGTCCAGGCCGAACCGCAGCCGGATCACCGCCTGCTCCCGCTGGGACAGGGTGGCCAGCACGATCCGCACCTCGTTGCGCAGCTCGCCACTGTCGGCCTGCTCCTGGCGCGGGTCCACCGCCGCGACGAAGTCGCCGAGCGCGCTCTCCCCGTCCTCGCCGACCGCCTGGTCCAGGCTGACCGGCTCCCGGTCGTACGAGATCAGCTCGATGACCTGGTATTCCGGGACCTCCATGGCGACCGCCACCTCGGCCACCGTGGGCTCCCGGCCCAGCGTGACGGAGAGCTCGCGGCGGGCCCGGACCATCCGGTTGACCTGCTCGACCATGTGCACCGGGATGCGGATGGTGCGGGCCTGGTCGGCCATGGCGCGGGTGATGGCCTGCCGGATCCACCAGGTGGCGTACGTGGAGAACTTGTAACCCTTGGCGTAGTCGAACTTCTCGACCGCGCGGATCAGGCCCAGGTTGCCCTCCTGGATCAGGTCCAGGAACGCCATCCCACGGCCGGTGTACCGCTTGGCGATGCTGACCACCAGCCGCAGGTTCGCCTCCAGCAGGTGGTCCTTGGCGGCCCGGCCCTCGGTGGCGATCAGCGTCAGGTCGGCGCGAAGCTGCGCCGAGACGGGGGTGCAGGTGCTCAACTTCTCCTCGGCGAAGAGGCCGGCCTCGATCCGCTTCGCCAGCTCGACCTCCTGGGCGGCGGTGAGCAGCTTGGTGCGGCCGATCCCGTTGAGGTAGGCGCGGACCAGGTCGGTGGAGACGCCGCGCTCGTCGGTGGCGTCCAGGTCGGTCAGGGTCTCGGTGCCGTGCTCGGTGTCGACGACGGCGGTCGGGCCCGACTGGTGCTCGATCATCTGCAGGACCATCTCTGTCTCTCCCCGTGTCCACTCTGGTGGCGCTCACCGGGTTCGCGCCCGTGCCGGCGCGGTTCGCCCGGTGAGAACAGCTTGCCAACGGGGGCGTGAGACGGGGGTGAGGCGATCGGGGAACCGACAGCAATCCCGTCGGAAAGGCGGATTCTCCTTGCCCGCCGCGGTTACCGTGCCAGCGGTCGGCCGGTCGGTCGGCGTACCGCGAGGTGACGGAGGACGTGGTGGTGTTCAAGCGGCTGATGCAGGCGATGGGCGTGGGTGGCCCGTCGGTGGACACCGTGCTGGCCAACCCGAACTGCCGGCCGGGCGGCCAGCTCGAGGGCCGGATCCAGGTGGTCGGCGGCGACCACCCGGTCGACGTGTCGTACCTGGCGCTGGGACTGGTCACCCGGGTCGAGGTGGAGAGCTCAGACTCGGAGTACGACACCAACCAGGAGTTCGGCCGGCAGCAGGTCACCGGGGCGTTCCGGCTGGAGCCCGGCCAGCGCCACGAGGTGCCGTTCCGCTTCCCGGTGCCCTGGGAGACCCCGCTGACCGACCTGTACGGCCAGCACCTGCACGGGATGACGATGGGGCTGCGTACCGAGCTGGAGGTGGCCCGGGCGGTCGACAAGGGCGACCTGGACCCGGTGGCGGTGCACCCGCTGCCGGCGCAGGAACGGGTGCTGGAGGCGCTGCTGCGGCTGGGCTTCCGGTTCGCCCGCGCCGACGTCGAGCGCGGGCACATCTACGGCGTACGGCAGAGCCTGCCGTTCTACCAGGAGATCGAGTTCCACTCCGCCCCGCAGTACGCCCGGGCGCTGAACCAGTTGGAGGTCACCTTCGTGACCGACCCCCGGCAGGTGCAGGTGGTGCTGGAGATGGACAAGCGCGGCGGCCTGTT
Protein-coding sequences here:
- a CDS encoding sporulation protein, which codes for MVFKRLMQAMGVGGPSVDTVLANPNCRPGGQLEGRIQVVGGDHPVDVSYLALGLVTRVEVESSDSEYDTNQEFGRQQVTGAFRLEPGQRHEVPFRFPVPWETPLTDLYGQHLHGMTMGLRTELEVARAVDKGDLDPVAVHPLPAQERVLEALLRLGFRFARADVERGHIYGVRQSLPFYQEIEFHSAPQYARALNQLEVTFVTDPRQVQVVLEMDKRGGLFTEGRDAFGRFTVDHATATPDLTTHLDTLIRQSLSHRGLFS
- the sigB gene encoding RNA polymerase sigma factor SigB, coding for MVLQMIEHQSGPTAVVDTEHGTETLTDLDATDERGVSTDLVRAYLNGIGRTKLLTAAQEVELAKRIEAGLFAEEKLSTCTPVSAQLRADLTLIATEGRAAKDHLLEANLRLVVSIAKRYTGRGMAFLDLIQEGNLGLIRAVEKFDYAKGYKFSTYATWWIRQAITRAMADQARTIRIPVHMVEQVNRMVRARRELSVTLGREPTVAEVAVAMEVPEYQVIELISYDREPVSLDQAVGEDGESALGDFVAAVDPRQEQADSGELRNEVRIVLATLSQREQAVIRLRFGLDDGRQRTLDEVGREFGLSRERIRQIEKVTLLKLRDPERANRLEAYAC